One Coffea arabica cultivar ET-39 chromosome 5e, Coffea Arabica ET-39 HiFi, whole genome shotgun sequence DNA segment encodes these proteins:
- the LOC113743463 gene encoding ribonuclease 3-like protein 2 isoform X2, translating into MKSSEKYAVTYAYTFQTSSDDDEDMTETVTDMAASVRAVEELLNYKFKNKMLLEEALTHSSYTDSASYQRLEFIGDAALGLAVSNYVFLAYPDLDPGQLSLLRAANISTEKLARVAVRHGLHKYVRHNAAALHDKVRDFATAVGQEDETEVHGGAIKAPKVLADIVESVAAAVYVDCGFDLQALWVKDGKHVDIRHWRKGEKNIASVYVDGQFVASACSDQKENAKLHAAKAALQKLSYKTSEKIGRDIIGEVNGSTKIESAKQKLHELCGRKRWPKPSYRIEKEIGPAHDRRFICSVQIEIAEAVLFVMGDEKSRVKNAENSAASLMLLGLQDS; encoded by the exons ATGAAATCATCTGAAAAGTATGCTGTGACGTATGCTTACACCTTCCAGACGTCATCAGACGACGACGAGGACATGACGGAGACCGTTACAGACATGGCAGCATCAGTGAGGGCGGTGGAGGAACTCCTGAATTACAAGTTTAAGAACAAGATGCTTCTAGAAGAAGCTCTGACTCATTCTTCTTACACTGATTCGGCATCTTACCAGCGGCTTGAGTTCATCGGCGATGCCGCTCTTGGCTTAGCCGTCTCTAACTACGTGTTCCTGGCTTACCCGGACCTTGATCCGGGCCAGCTCTCTCTTCTTCGGGCTGCCAATATTAGCACCGAGAAGTTAGCTCGTGTTGCCGTCAGACATGGCCTTCATAAATATGTTCGTCACAATGCCGCTGCTCTTCACGATAAA GTGAGAGATTTTGCAACAGCGGTAGGGCAGGAGGATGAAACAGAGGTACATGGAGGGGCAATTAAGGCTCCAAAGGTTCTTGCTGACATAGTGGAGTCAGTGGCTGCAGCTGTATATGTAGATTGCGGGTTTGATCTGCAAGCGTTGTGGGTG AAAGATGGAAAGCATGTCGATATAAGACATtggagaaaaggggaaaaaaacatTGCAAGTGTTTATGTTGATGGGCAATTTGTTGCCTCAGCATGTTCTGATCAGAAAGAAAACGCAAAGCTTCATGCAGCTAAGGCTGCTTTGCAGAAATTATCTTACAAAACTAGTGAAAAGATTGGTAGAGACATTATAGGTGAAGTCAATGGATCTACCAAGATTGAAAGTGCAAAACAAAAACTTCATGAGCTCTGTGGAAGGAAAAGATGGCCAAAACCAAGCTACAG AATTGAAAAGGAGATAGGTCCAGCTCATGATAGGCGATTTATATGCTCTGTTCAAATTGAGATTGCTGAGGCTGTGCTTTTTGTGATGGGAGATGAAAAATCAAGAGTGAAGAACGCAGAGAACTCTGCAGCTTCTCTGATGCTACTAGGTCTGCAAGACTCTTGA
- the LOC113743463 gene encoding ribonuclease 3-like protein 2 isoform X1, with translation MKSSEKYAVTYAYTFQTSSDDDEDMTETVTDMAASVRAVEELLNYKFKNKMLLEEALTHSSYTDSASYQRLEFIGDAALGLAVSNYVFLAYPDLDPGQLSLLRAANISTEKLARVAVRHGLHKYVRHNAAALHDKVRDFATAVGQEDETEVHGGAIKAPKVLADIVESVAAAVYVDCGFDLQALWVIFRGLLEPIVTLDVLQHQPQPVTLLFELCQKDGKHVDIRHWRKGEKNIASVYVDGQFVASACSDQKENAKLHAAKAALQKLSYKTSEKIGRDIIGEVNGSTKIESAKQKLHELCGRKRWPKPSYRIEKEIGPAHDRRFICSVQIEIAEAVLFVMGDEKSRVKNAENSAASLMLLGLQDS, from the exons ATGAAATCATCTGAAAAGTATGCTGTGACGTATGCTTACACCTTCCAGACGTCATCAGACGACGACGAGGACATGACGGAGACCGTTACAGACATGGCAGCATCAGTGAGGGCGGTGGAGGAACTCCTGAATTACAAGTTTAAGAACAAGATGCTTCTAGAAGAAGCTCTGACTCATTCTTCTTACACTGATTCGGCATCTTACCAGCGGCTTGAGTTCATCGGCGATGCCGCTCTTGGCTTAGCCGTCTCTAACTACGTGTTCCTGGCTTACCCGGACCTTGATCCGGGCCAGCTCTCTCTTCTTCGGGCTGCCAATATTAGCACCGAGAAGTTAGCTCGTGTTGCCGTCAGACATGGCCTTCATAAATATGTTCGTCACAATGCCGCTGCTCTTCACGATAAA GTGAGAGATTTTGCAACAGCGGTAGGGCAGGAGGATGAAACAGAGGTACATGGAGGGGCAATTAAGGCTCCAAAGGTTCTTGCTGACATAGTGGAGTCAGTGGCTGCAGCTGTATATGTAGATTGCGGGTTTGATCTGCAAGCGTTGTGGGTG ATATTTAGGGGCTTATTGGAGCCAATTGTCACACTTGATGTACTACAACATCAGCCTCAACCAGTAACATTGCTATTCGAATTGTGCCAGAAAGATGGAAAGCATGTCGATATAAGACATtggagaaaaggggaaaaaaacatTGCAAGTGTTTATGTTGATGGGCAATTTGTTGCCTCAGCATGTTCTGATCAGAAAGAAAACGCAAAGCTTCATGCAGCTAAGGCTGCTTTGCAGAAATTATCTTACAAAACTAGTGAAAAGATTGGTAGAGACATTATAGGTGAAGTCAATGGATCTACCAAGATTGAAAGTGCAAAACAAAAACTTCATGAGCTCTGTGGAAGGAAAAGATGGCCAAAACCAAGCTACAG AATTGAAAAGGAGATAGGTCCAGCTCATGATAGGCGATTTATATGCTCTGTTCAAATTGAGATTGCTGAGGCTGTGCTTTTTGTGATGGGAGATGAAAAATCAAGAGTGAAGAACGCAGAGAACTCTGCAGCTTCTCTGATGCTACTAGGTCTGCAAGACTCTTGA
- the LOC113687860 gene encoding alpha-1,3-arabinosyltransferase XAT2-like isoform X2, translating into MLRRLLTGEQRTRFEETGFAHLSELNSDIYISSKEVRFDTNASRIYIYSDQEELEKYTAQPYPLKNDGVAMKMVKPVEIQHGNIRPPPCDFKHKVPALVFSSGGFAGNIFHEFNDIIIPVFITSRHFRSKVKFMITDYQLWVLNKFRKVLTKLSHFEFINAAETSKGTIHCFPGAIVGLKYHDNLAINTSDTPGAYSMVEFRDLLRKSFNLKPRDVSQMPGTEKPQLLIVSRTRTRTIANQEAVVRMMEELGFRVFIPTNDLMSNLDEFSRVIGSSSVMVGVHGAGLTNEIFLPNGAVMIQVLPLELDWVGNAYYGGPATGMGLHYLEYKIEPQESTLYDLYGPDHPVLKDPESIKAQGYRKSRVYYLDQQNVTINLGRFRNTLLEAMRLIGRSTTNPPN; encoded by the exons ATGCTCAGAAGGCTATTAACAG GAGAGCAACGGACTCGATTCGAAGAAACTGGATTTGCTCACCTGTCCGAGTTGAACTCGGATATTTATATTTCTAGCAAAGAAGTGAGGTTCGACACGAATGCTTCCAGGATTTACATATACTCCGATCAGGAGGAATTGGAAAAGTACACGGCTCAGCCGTACCCACTTAAAAACGATggagtggcaatgaaaatggtCAAGCCCGTCGAGATTCAGCACGGTAACATCCGCCCACCACCTTGTGATTTCAAACACAAGGTGCCGGCCTTGGTTTTCTCCTCGGGCGGATTTGCTGGGAACATATTCCACGAATTCAACGACATTATCATTCCCGTCTTCATCACGAGCCGGCATTTCAGATCCAAGGTGAAGTTCATGATCACGGATTACCAGCTTTGGGTGCTCAACAAATTCAGGAAGGTTTTAACCAAGCTGTCGCATTTCGAGTTCATAAATGCAGCCGAAACTAGTAAGGGGACCATTCATTGTTTTCCAGGGGCCATTGTTGGGCTCAAGTATCATGACAATTTGGCCATCAACACCAGCGACACCCCAGGAGCTTATTCCATGGTCGAATTCAGGGATCTGCTTAGAAAATCGTTTAATTTGAAGCCGAGGGATGTGTCCCAGATGCCGGGGACAGAAAAGCCACAATTGCTAATAGTGTCTCGCACGAGAACAAGAACTATAGCGAATCAAGAAGCCGTGGTGAGGATGATGGAGGAGTTGGGCTTTCGCGTGTTCATTCCTACCAATGATCTGATGTcaaatttggatgaattttctCGGGTCATCGGTTCCAGCAGTGTTATGGTTGGAGTGCATGGTGCCGGGCTGACAAATGAAATTTTCTTGCCTAACGGGGCAGTCATGATTCAGGTGCTTCCACTCGAACTCGACTGGGTTGGAAATGCATACTACGGCGGACCGGCAACGGGAATGGGGTTGCATTACTTGGAATACAAGATTGAGCCTCAAGAGAGCACACTTTATGATTTGTATGGACCGGATCATCCCGTGCTTAAAGATCCCGAGTCTATCAAAGCACAGGGTTACAGGAAATCGAGGGTTTATTATTTGGACCAGCAGAATGTGACGATCAATTTGGGAAGATTTAGGAATACCCTTCTCGAAGCAATGAGGCTTATTGGGCGCTCCACAACAAACCCTCCAAACTGA
- the LOC113687860 gene encoding alpha-1,3-arabinosyltransferase XAT2-like isoform X1: MVEESKRLVCSPTFLISLLIFHALAYSAIFCQIDEWKAKFSNSDSNLDAKFTNSNNHLGTGRKVAVKDVVPKKDPLKIMLRRLLTGEQRTRFEETGFAHLSELNSDIYISSKEVRFDTNASRIYIYSDQEELEKYTAQPYPLKNDGVAMKMVKPVEIQHGNIRPPPCDFKHKVPALVFSSGGFAGNIFHEFNDIIIPVFITSRHFRSKVKFMITDYQLWVLNKFRKVLTKLSHFEFINAAETSKGTIHCFPGAIVGLKYHDNLAINTSDTPGAYSMVEFRDLLRKSFNLKPRDVSQMPGTEKPQLLIVSRTRTRTIANQEAVVRMMEELGFRVFIPTNDLMSNLDEFSRVIGSSSVMVGVHGAGLTNEIFLPNGAVMIQVLPLELDWVGNAYYGGPATGMGLHYLEYKIEPQESTLYDLYGPDHPVLKDPESIKAQGYRKSRVYYLDQQNVTINLGRFRNTLLEAMRLIGRSTTNPPN; the protein is encoded by the exons ATGGTGGAGGAATCCAAACGACTGGTTTGCAGCCCAACTTTCTTAATCTCCTTGCTCATCTTTCACGCTTTGGCCTACTCTGCAATATTTTGCCAGATTGATGAAT GGAAGGCAAAGTTCTCAAATTCAGACAGCAATCTCGACGCGAAGTTCACAAATTCGAATAACCATCTTGGCACAGGCAGAAAGGTCGCCGTCAAAGATGTCGTACCCAAGAAAGACCCGCTCAAGATTATGCTCAGAAGGCTATTAACAG GAGAGCAACGGACTCGATTCGAAGAAACTGGATTTGCTCACCTGTCCGAGTTGAACTCGGATATTTATATTTCTAGCAAAGAAGTGAGGTTCGACACGAATGCTTCCAGGATTTACATATACTCCGATCAGGAGGAATTGGAAAAGTACACGGCTCAGCCGTACCCACTTAAAAACGATggagtggcaatgaaaatggtCAAGCCCGTCGAGATTCAGCACGGTAACATCCGCCCACCACCTTGTGATTTCAAACACAAGGTGCCGGCCTTGGTTTTCTCCTCGGGCGGATTTGCTGGGAACATATTCCACGAATTCAACGACATTATCATTCCCGTCTTCATCACGAGCCGGCATTTCAGATCCAAGGTGAAGTTCATGATCACGGATTACCAGCTTTGGGTGCTCAACAAATTCAGGAAGGTTTTAACCAAGCTGTCGCATTTCGAGTTCATAAATGCAGCCGAAACTAGTAAGGGGACCATTCATTGTTTTCCAGGGGCCATTGTTGGGCTCAAGTATCATGACAATTTGGCCATCAACACCAGCGACACCCCAGGAGCTTATTCCATGGTCGAATTCAGGGATCTGCTTAGAAAATCGTTTAATTTGAAGCCGAGGGATGTGTCCCAGATGCCGGGGACAGAAAAGCCACAATTGCTAATAGTGTCTCGCACGAGAACAAGAACTATAGCGAATCAAGAAGCCGTGGTGAGGATGATGGAGGAGTTGGGCTTTCGCGTGTTCATTCCTACCAATGATCTGATGTcaaatttggatgaattttctCGGGTCATCGGTTCCAGCAGTGTTATGGTTGGAGTGCATGGTGCCGGGCTGACAAATGAAATTTTCTTGCCTAACGGGGCAGTCATGATTCAGGTGCTTCCACTCGAACTCGACTGGGTTGGAAATGCATACTACGGCGGACCGGCAACGGGAATGGGGTTGCATTACTTGGAATACAAGATTGAGCCTCAAGAGAGCACACTTTATGATTTGTATGGACCGGATCATCCCGTGCTTAAAGATCCCGAGTCTATCAAAGCACAGGGTTACAGGAAATCGAGGGTTTATTATTTGGACCAGCAGAATGTGACGATCAATTTGGGAAGATTTAGGAATACCCTTCTCGAAGCAATGAGGCTTATTGGGCGCTCCACAACAAACCCTCCAAACTGA
- the LOC113687861 gene encoding alpha-1,3-arabinosyltransferase XAT2-like — protein TGKANLANWNSNLGFENKLDEGAPEQEPLKFLLRRLLRGEQRIQFEDTGFAYPSELHSDIYVSSKQVRFDTNSSKIYIHANQAAAIHIVRPYALKGDEAPIQLISPVEIQHGNTTPPACNHYHDAPAMVFSSGGFVGNIFHEFNDVLVPLFITSRHFRSHVIFMVTGFQHWFFNKYKKIFSQLSRYEAINAAETANGTVHCFPGAVIGLKYHDNLYLNRSDVPGGYSMFEFRDFLVKSFDFNIKKVSQLIEEEKPKLLLLSRAKTRKILNQVEVVKLMEELGFRVVPATLDMMMNFEEFAHIVNNCSVIIGVHGAGLTNELFLPNGAVVIQVVPLGLDWPGNACFGGPAVDMGLQYLEYKIEPQESSLYDLYAPDHPVIADPESMKAQGYQAFGAIYIDKQDVKINVERFRKTLVETMRLLGRPTNPLP, from the exons ACAGGGAAGGCAAATTTAGCAAATTGGAATAGTAATCTTGGCTTTGAGAACAAGTTGGATGAAGGTGCACCAGAGCAAGAACCCCTGAAATTTCTTCTCAGAAGGCTACTAAGAG GAGAGCAGAGGATCCAATTCGAAGACACTGGATTTGCTTATCCATCTGAATTACATTCTGATATCTACGTTTCCAGTAAACAAGTAAGGTTCGACACCAATTCTTCCAAAATTTATATACATGCCAATCAGGCAGCGGCAATACACATAGTTCGGCCGTATGCACTAAAAGGAGATGAGGCGCCAATCCAGTTGATTTCACCTGTTGAGATACAGCATGGAAACACCACTCCACCTGCTTGCAATCACTATCATGACGCCCCGGCCATGGTTTTCTCCTCTGGTGGATTCGTCGGGAATATATTCCATGAATTCAACGATGTCCTTGTTCCTCTGTTCATTACGAGCAGGCACTTTCGATCCCACGTAATATTTATGGTTACTGGTTTCCAGCATTGGTTTTTCAACAAGTACAAGAAAATATTCTCCCAGTTATCGCGTTATGAAGCTATAAATGCAGCTGAAACTGCAAATGGGACCGTTCATTGCTTTCCAGGAGCAGTGATAGGGCTGAAGTATCATGACAATTTGTATTTGAACAGGAGTGACGTTCCCGGGGGTTATTCCATGTTTGAATTCAGGGATTTCCTCGTAAAATCATTTGACTTCAACATAAAGAAAGTCTCCCAGCTGATTGAGGAGGAAAAGCCAAAATTGCTGCTTCTGTCGCgtgcaaaaacaagaaaaatcctGAATCAGGTTGAGGTGGTAAAGCTTATGGAGGAGTTGGGTTTCCGAGTGGTTCCTGCTACGCTGGATatgatgatgaattttgaggaaTTTGCTCATATTGTGAACAATTGCAGCGTTATTATTGGAGTTCATGGTGCCGGGCTAACAAATGAACTGTTCTTGCCTAATGGAGCTGTGGTAATTCAGGTGGTTCCTCTGGGTCTTGATTGGCCTGGAAATGCCTGCTTTGGCGGGCCAGCGGTTGACATGGGTTTGCAATACCTGGAATACAAAATTGAACCTCAAGAGAGCTCGCTCTATGATTTGTATGCTCCGGATCATCCTGTGATTGCCGACCCTGAATCCATGAAGGCACAGGGTTATCAAGCTTTCGGGGCTATATATATTGATAAGCAGGATGTCAAAATCAATGTTGAAAGATTCAGGAAGACACTTGTTGAAACAATGAGACTTCTTGGACGCCCAACAAATCCTCTGCCTTGA
- the LOC113687862 gene encoding uncharacterized protein isoform X1: MNEVMTAADASSSLRPYSSPHSIYPSNLPLVSAFLACLVAQFLKIFTHWFKERKWDSRRMLSSGGMPSSHSATVTALAVAIGLQDGAGTSAFAIAVVLACVVMYDATGVRLHAGRQAELLNQIVCELPPEHPVANVRPLRDSLGHTPFQVVAGALLGCVVAYLLSSSA; the protein is encoded by the exons ATGAACGAAGTAATGACGGCAGCTGATGCATCCTCCAGCTTACGCCCATACTCATCTCCACACTCCATTTATCCCTCCAATCTCCCCCTTGTCTCCGCTTTCCTCGCTTGTCTTGTTGCCCAATTTCTCAAGATCTTTACCCATTG GTTCAAGGAGAGGAAATGGGATTCGAGAAGGATGCTTAGTTCTGGTGGAATGCCGTCATCACATTCAGCAACTGTTACTGCTCTTGCTGTAGCAATAGGTTTGCAAGATGGAGCGGGAACATCTGCTTTTGCCATTGCGGTCGTTTTGGCATGTGTT gtaATGTATGATGCTACTGGTGTTAGGCTTCATGCTGGTCGGCAGGCTGAA TTATTGAATCAGATAGTTTGTGAATTGCCCCCTGAACATCCTGTCGCTAATGTTAGGCCTCTGCGAGATTCACTTGGTCACACTCCTTTCCAG GTTGTTGCTGGTGCTTTGCTTGGATGTGTGGTAGCCTATCTCCTGAGTAGCTCTGCTTAG
- the LOC113687862 gene encoding uncharacterized protein isoform X2 has product MNEVMTAADASSSLRPYSSPHSIYPSNLPLVSAFLACLVAQFLKIFTHWFKERKWDSRRMLSSGGMPSSHSATVTALAVAIGLQDGAGTSAFAIAVVLACVVMYDATGVRLHAGRQAELLNQIVCELPPEHPVANVRPLRDSLGHTPFQ; this is encoded by the exons ATGAACGAAGTAATGACGGCAGCTGATGCATCCTCCAGCTTACGCCCATACTCATCTCCACACTCCATTTATCCCTCCAATCTCCCCCTTGTCTCCGCTTTCCTCGCTTGTCTTGTTGCCCAATTTCTCAAGATCTTTACCCATTG GTTCAAGGAGAGGAAATGGGATTCGAGAAGGATGCTTAGTTCTGGTGGAATGCCGTCATCACATTCAGCAACTGTTACTGCTCTTGCTGTAGCAATAGGTTTGCAAGATGGAGCGGGAACATCTGCTTTTGCCATTGCGGTCGTTTTGGCATGTGTT gtaATGTATGATGCTACTGGTGTTAGGCTTCATGCTGGTCGGCAGGCTGAA TTATTGAATCAGATAGTTTGTGAATTGCCCCCTGAACATCCTGTCGCTAATGTTAGGCCTCTGCGAGATTCACTTGGTCACACTCCTTTCCAG TGA
- the LOC113743283 gene encoding GDP-L-galactose phosphorylase 2-like, whose protein sequence is MLRIKRVPTVVSNYQKEEAEEGAARQGGGCGRNCLKNCCLPGAKLPLYRFKRLNEVANEKDGLSCENKEPPVPFLESLLLGEWEGRMQRGLFRYDVTACETKVIPGEYGFIAQLNEGRHLKKRPTEFRVDKVLQPFDETKFNFTKVGQEEILFQFEPGDEVQFLPSALIDTENSPSVVAINVSPIEYGHVLLIPQILDCLPQSIDHDSLLLALYMAAEARSPYFRLGYNSLGAFATINHLHFQAYYLAVPFPIEKAPSKKITTTKGGVQLSELLKYPVRGLVFEGGNTLKDLSNVVADSCICLQETNVPYNVLISDSGKRIFLFPQCYAEKQALGEVSAELLDTQVNPAVWEISGHMVLKQKKDYEEASEENAWRLLAEVSLSEERFQEVKALIFEAISSSIEEIDSVNPSVLEKPDVTHQPLEDVDTLNKGSQRTMVSV, encoded by the exons ATGCTGAGAATTAAGAGGGTTCCTACTGTCGTTTCCAACTACCAAAAGGAAGAGGCGGAGGAAGGTGCTGCTCGCCAAGGAGGGGGGTGCGGCCGAAATTGCCTCAAGAACTGTTGCCTTCCAG GCGCAAAGCTGCCTTTGTATCGTTTTAAGAGGTTGAACGAAGTTGCTAATGAGAAGGATGGCCTTAGCTGTGAGAACAAAGAACCTCCGGTTCCTTTCCTGGAATCTCTCCTGCTCGGGGAG TGGGAGGGTCGGATGCAAAGAGGGCTCTTTCGCTATGATGTTACTGCCTGTGAAACCAAG GTGATTCCTGGTGAATATGGCTTTATTGCTCAGCTGAATGAGGGCAGGCACCTTAAGAAGAGGCCCACTGAGTTTCGAGTTGATAAGGTTTTGCAGCCCTTTGATGAGACCAAATTCAACTTTACTAAAGTTGGGCAGGAAGAGATCCTCTTTCAGTTTGAGCCGGGCGATGAAGTCCAGTTCTTGCCAAGTGCACTCATTGATACTGAGAACTCACCAAGTGTTGTTGCCATAAAC GTCAGTCCTATTGAGTATGGACATGTGCTGTTAATCCCTCAAATTCTCGATTGCTTGCCTCAGAGCATTGACCATGATAGCTTGTTGCTTGCTCTGTACATGGCTGCAGAGGCTCGAAGCCCATACTTCCGATTGGGTTACAACAGCTTGGGTGCATTTGCCACCATCAACCATCTTCATTTCCAG GCCTACTACCTGGCTGTGCCATTTCCCATTGAGAAGGCTCCCTCTAAGAAGATCACCACCACAAAAGGTGGGGTGCAACTCTCAGAACTTCTGAAATATCCAGTCAGGGGTCTTGTGTTTGAGGGTGGAAATACTCTCAAGGATTTGTCCAATGTTGTCGCTGACTCCTGCATCTGCCTTCAAGAAACTAATGTCCCTTACAATGTTCTTATCTCGGATTCTGGAAAAAGAATTTTCCTGTTCCCACAG TGCTATGCTGAGAAACAAGCTCTTGGAGAAGTAAGCGCTGAGCTACTTGACACACAAGTTAACCCAGCAGTTTGGGAGATTAGTGGGCATATGGTGCTGAAACAGAAGAAAGATTATGAGGAGGCATCTGAGGAAAATGCTTGGAGGCTCTTAGCTGAGGTATCCCTTTCTGAAGAGAGGTTCCAAGAAGTGAAGGCTCTGATCTTTGAAGCCATTTCTTCTAGCATTGAGGAAATCGACAGTGTGAATCCAAGCGTCCTTGAGAAGCCAGATGTCACACATCAGCCTCTTGAGGATGTTGATACCCTCAACAAAGGGTCTCAGCGAACAATGGTGTCTGTGTAA